From a single Lacerta agilis isolate rLacAgi1 chromosome 3, rLacAgi1.pri, whole genome shotgun sequence genomic region:
- the TCTE3 gene encoding tctex1 domain-containing protein 3: MDKAMDKNKKRRSSTASHHSGPSRKHSEFMGRPSQIGRHRASSHEIPGFDPDDESITDMTRNELLAFKASFARPKYANTYRMEPYRKCEAHVMRKKAEEILKSKLQDFKYAGQNGSMICISLTEDLLAAVKDLNYDRYKYVVQVFLVEKTGQSVNIASRWVWDVAMDTWVQAQHETEDFVIIALIIACYYE, translated from the exons ATGGACAAAGCCATggacaaaaacaagaaaagacGGAGCAGTACCGCTTCTCACCACTCGGGGCCGTCGAGGAAGCATAGTGAATTCATGGGCCGG CCTTCACAGATTGGGAGACACAGAGCTTCAAGCCATGAGATTCCAGGTTTTGACCCAGATGATGAGTCTATTACAGATATGACAAGAAATGAGCTCTTGGCGTTCAAGGCTAGTTTTGCAAGACCAAAATATGCGAACACATACAGAATGGAACCCTATAGAAAATGTGAGGCTCATGTAATGAGGAAGAAAGCTGAAGAGATCTTAAAG AGCAAACTTCAAGATTTTAAATATGCTGGTCAGAATGGCTCCATGATATGTATAAGCCTTACAGAAGATTTATTAGCGGCTGTCAAGGATTTGAACTATGACCGTTACAAGTATGTGGTCCAAGTATTTCTTGTGGAAAAGACTGGTCAGTCAGTAAAT ATTGCCAGCAGATGGGTCTGGGATGTTGCAATGGACACCTGGGTTCAAGCTCAACATGAAACTGAGGATTTTGTTATAATAGCTCTGATCATTGCTTGCTATTATGAGTGA